One genomic window of Nitrosomonas sp. Is35 includes the following:
- a CDS encoding septal ring lytic transglycosylase RlpA family protein: MISGCSSEYGNEKNKLTQQEKRGGTDRSVRTEIGEASWYGPGFQGKETANGDIFDQTKMTAAHPSLPMGTKAQVTNLDNDKTVEVRINDRGPYAKDRVIDVSKAAAKKLDMHKDGTAHVRIETKRTGEATP, translated from the coding sequence ATGATTTCAGGTTGTAGTTCAGAGTATGGGAATGAAAAAAACAAACTGACCCAGCAAGAGAAAAGGGGAGGCACTGATCGTTCAGTACGCACTGAGATTGGCGAGGCATCCTGGTATGGACCTGGATTTCAAGGTAAGGAAACCGCTAATGGCGATATCTTCGATCAAACCAAGATGACGGCAGCCCATCCGAGTTTGCCGATGGGTACCAAAGCCCAAGTGACCAACCTCGATAATGATAAAACAGTGGAAGTCAGAATTAACGACCGCGGCCCCTATGCCAAAGATCGTGTCATTGATGTTTCTAAGGCAGCTGCTAAGAAACTGGATATGCATAAGGATGGTACGGCTCACGTCAGGATCGAGACCAAGCGCACGGGCGAAGCAACACCATAG
- the smbP gene encoding small metal-binding protein SmbP, which produces MNIKTNILFAIVLIISLCSFSALAAESHLDEAIQHAEAAIKATDGKTVAKHAEEAKTHANASKAEKTSAKNAAVHIDAGIKSLDEAIKQGKSGATDLAKKAAEEAVAHLKQAA; this is translated from the coding sequence ATGAACATAAAAACCAATATTCTATTTGCCATCGTCTTAATCATATCGCTTTGCTCGTTTAGTGCTCTTGCAGCCGAAAGTCATCTGGATGAAGCGATCCAGCATGCTGAGGCAGCGATCAAAGCAACCGATGGAAAAACTGTCGCTAAACATGCCGAAGAAGCAAAAACCCATGCAAATGCTTCAAAAGCCGAAAAAACTTCCGCAAAAAATGCCGCTGTACATATCGATGCCGGTATTAAGAGCCTGGACGAAGCAATTAAGCAAGGTAAATCCGGAGCTACGGATTTAGCAAAGAAAGCTGCTGAAGAAGCAGTGGCTCATTTGAAACAAGCTGCATAG
- a CDS encoding CsbD family protein, with protein sequence MNKDQVKGRFEETKGKAKEVAGKILDNKEMEVKGNIQKNVGKIQAGVGDAKEDIKEAKKTC encoded by the coding sequence ATGAACAAAGATCAAGTGAAAGGCCGTTTCGAAGAAACCAAAGGTAAAGCTAAAGAAGTTGCCGGCAAAATATTGGACAATAAAGAAATGGAAGTAAAAGGCAATATCCAGAAAAATGTCGGAAAAATTCAGGCGGGTGTCGGCGATGCCAAAGAAGACATCAAAGAAGCTAAAAAAACTTGCTAG
- a CDS encoding IS5 family transposase (programmed frameshift), with protein MEITETQYQQIEHCLPRQRGNVSHSNLQVLNAILYVAEHGCKWRGLPKRFGNWHTIYTRMNRWAKSGVLSHVFGQLQHQQIIRIRIETVSLDSTSIKVHPDGTGAFKKNGPQSIGKSRGGWTTKIHLVAADSRTTIGFALSPGHAHDAPEGRQLLLSLGPVNTPTYLLMDRAYEGDQTRQLALDLGYIPVVPPKANRLSPWEYNRAMYKKRNEIERLFRRLKGFRRIFSRFDKLDVVFISFIHFALIVEAIRLC; from the exons TGGAAATCACCGAAACTCAATATCAACAGATCGAGCACTGCCTGCCGCGTCAGCGTGGCAACGTCAGCCATTCCAATCTGCAAGTTCTCAATGCCATTCTTTACGTTGCCGAGCATGGCTGCAAGTGGCGAGGACTGCCCAAGCGATTCGGCAACTGGCATACCATCTATACCCGCATGAATCGCTGGGCAAAGAGTGGTGTACTGAGCCATGTATTTGGGCAACTTCAGCATCAGCAAATCATCCGTATCCGTATTGAAACTGTTTCGCTGGACAGCACCAGCATCAAAGTCCATCCCGACGGTACGGGTGCGT TTAAAAAAAACGGCCCCCAATCCATCGGAAAATCTCGAGGTGGATGGACCACCAAAATTCATCTGGTTGCCGCAGATTCCAGAACAACCATAGGCTTTGCCCTCTCGCCCGGTCACGCCCACGATGCGCCAGAGGGCAGGCAGCTTTTGCTTTCCCTCGGTCCCGTCAATACGCCCACCTACCTGCTGATGGATCGTGCTTATGAGGGCGACCAAACCCGGCAACTGGCACTAGATTTGGGTTACATCCCGGTTGTTCCGCCCAAAGCAAATCGCTTGTCACCCTGGGAATACAACCGTGCCATGTACAAAAAACGCAACGAGATCGAACGATTGTTCAGAAGGCTCAAGGGATTTCGCCGCATCTTCTCCAGGTTCGATAAGCTCGATGTCGTCTTCATCTCCTTTATCCACTTCGCTCTCATCGTCGAAGCAATCAGATTGTGTTAA
- a CDS encoding Crp/Fnr family transcriptional regulator translates to MDTHCSPKKNHLLTALPETEYQRIFPHLELVEMPLGDVIYESGEKLQYVYFPMDCIISLLYVMENGASAEIAVVGFEGVVGIALFMGGQTMPNRAVVQSAGYCYRVRQQLFMQEFNRHGALLHKLLNYTQALITQMSQTAVCNRHHSVDQQLCRWLLLSLDRLSSNELAMTQELIANMLGVRREGVTEAAGKLQQAGLIQYSRGHIIVLDRKGLEERVCECYQVVRKEFDRILHP, encoded by the coding sequence ATGGATACGCACTGCAGCCCTAAAAAAAACCACCTCCTGACGGCGTTACCGGAAACAGAATACCAGCGCATTTTTCCTCATCTTGAACTGGTCGAGATGCCCCTGGGCGATGTGATTTACGAATCAGGAGAAAAACTCCAGTACGTTTATTTTCCCATGGATTGCATCATATCGCTGCTGTATGTGATGGAGAATGGCGCCTCAGCGGAAATTGCCGTGGTCGGTTTTGAGGGAGTTGTCGGTATTGCTCTTTTCATGGGCGGGCAAACCATGCCGAATCGTGCCGTAGTGCAGAGCGCAGGATATTGCTATCGAGTACGGCAGCAGCTATTTATGCAAGAATTTAACCGCCATGGCGCGCTACTGCATAAATTGCTGAACTACACACAAGCACTCATTACCCAGATGTCCCAAACGGCGGTGTGCAACCGGCATCATTCAGTCGATCAACAGCTCTGCCGCTGGCTGCTGCTAAGCCTCGATCGTCTTTCTTCGAATGAATTGGCCATGACGCAGGAATTAATTGCCAATATGTTAGGCGTACGCCGTGAAGGCGTCACTGAAGCGGCCGGAAAATTGCAACAGGCAGGTTTGATTCAATACAGCCGCGGCCATATCATCGTGCTGGACCGGAAAGGATTGGAAGAACGAGTCTGTGAATGCTATCAGGTGGTTAGGAAGGAATTCGATCGTATACTTCATCCCTGA
- a CDS encoding Crp/Fnr family transcriptional regulator → MSLAPVVTGTNHLLAALPSDDSEQLLARCVETELVFADTLYRSGDPISHVYFPTTSIVSLVTPIDSNHNLEVGLVGYEGMFGLPLILSINVASYNAVVQGAGQALRLSAPLFLQEIETNAAFKQELKRYLYVVMSQIAQTAGCNRFHVVEARLARWLLMTQDRAQSDQFHVTHVFLAYMLGVRRVGITKAANSLQNKALISYKRGDIKILDRTGLEAASCECYRTEKALYERILG, encoded by the coding sequence ATGTCACTTGCTCCAGTCGTTACCGGCACTAATCATCTGTTAGCTGCCTTACCTAGCGATGATTCAGAACAGTTACTTGCGCGTTGTGTAGAAACTGAACTTGTTTTTGCAGACACTCTGTATCGCTCTGGCGATCCCATATCGCATGTTTATTTCCCAACCACGAGCATTGTTTCCCTGGTCACGCCGATTGATAGCAATCACAACCTGGAAGTAGGATTGGTCGGTTATGAAGGCATGTTCGGTCTTCCTCTCATCTTGTCAATTAATGTCGCCTCCTATAATGCAGTGGTTCAGGGAGCAGGTCAGGCATTGCGCTTATCGGCCCCCTTATTTCTACAAGAAATTGAGACAAATGCTGCATTTAAGCAGGAATTAAAACGCTACCTGTATGTTGTAATGAGCCAGATTGCTCAAACGGCTGGATGTAACCGTTTCCATGTGGTGGAAGCTCGCCTTGCGCGCTGGCTATTGATGACACAGGACCGGGCGCAATCAGATCAATTTCATGTCACGCATGTATTCCTGGCTTATATGTTGGGGGTGCGGCGTGTCGGCATTACTAAGGCGGCGAATTCTCTACAAAATAAGGCATTAATCAGTTACAAACGAGGAGATATTAAGATTCTCGACCGTACCGGACTGGAAGCGGCTTCCTGCGAGTGCTATCGCACGGAAAAAGCACTGTACGAAAGAATTCTAGGCTAG
- a CDS encoding DUF3309 family protein — protein MSLSAILLLIIILMLVGVIPIWPHSRGWGYGPSGGLGLILTILLILILLEKI, from the coding sequence ATGTCACTTAGCGCAATTTTACTTTTAATTATTATTTTGATGCTCGTTGGCGTCATACCCATCTGGCCACATAGCCGTGGGTGGGGATATGGACCGAGTGGCGGACTGGGGTTGATCTTGACCATTCTGTTGATCTTAATTTTATTAGAAAAAATATAA